A single genomic interval of Lathyrus oleraceus cultivar Zhongwan6 chromosome 7, CAAS_Psat_ZW6_1.0, whole genome shotgun sequence harbors:
- the LOC127102927 gene encoding uncharacterized protein LOC127102927: MEHRMRNTNKYTFKSPDLTELKKLGFMMVSREDIRARYGRLVGILKTKVEDGVLNTLVQSYDPLYHCFTFPDYQLMPTLEEYSYWFGLPVSDKLPFSGSEKTLTPVAIAKALHLETSIVKANFITKGWILGLTSRFLMEKAFVFAEVDNRDAFEAIFALLIYGIMLFLNIDNFVDVNVVRIFLISNPLPILLGYTYHSIHHKTKKGGGTILCCAPLPYKWFISHLAGSRLFRENPQKLRWSQRFMSIDQGNIHWYDPSYDIGVIIDSCDEFPNAYLLGVHGGIIYNPILAIRHLGYPMEDKPDNLLLSGFFYLNKEESSGFKDRIIHAWSNIHKKGKGRLGRENYVAFEPYTQWVCARASELEMPCAPENPSFPYAIT; the protein is encoded by the coding sequence ATGGAACATAGAATGAGGAATACCAATAAATACACTTTCAAAAGTCCTGACTTAACAGAGTTGAAGAAGCTTGGTTTTATGATGGTTAGTCGAGAGGATATCAGAGCTCGGTATGGAAGACTTGTGGGTATcttgaagaccaaggttgaagatggAGTTCTCAACACCCTGGTACAGTCTTATGATCCACTCTACCATTGTTTCACATTTCCAGACTACCAGCTTATGCCTACTCTAGAAGAATACTCTTATTGGTTTGGTTTGCCAGTCTCTGACAAATTACCATTCAGTGGTTCAGAGAAGACCCTTACACCAGTAGCTATTGCAAAAGCACTTCATCTAGAAACGTCTATCGTGAAGGCCAACTTCATTACAAAAGGATGGATTCTAGGTCTAACCTCTAGATTCCTGATGGAGAAAGCCTTTGTCTTTGCAGAAGTAGATAATAGAGATGCCTTTGAAGCAATCTTTGCTCTACTCATTTATGGAATTATGCTCTTCCTAAACATTGATAACTTTGTGGATGTTAACGTTGTGCGAATCTTCTTAATTAGTAACCCATTACCCATATTACTTGGATATACCTACCATTCTATCCATCACAAGACTAAGAAAGGTGGTGGAACCATTCTTTGTTGTGCACCTCTCCcatataagtggtttatttctcacttagCCGGATCCAGGCTCTTCAGGGAGAATCCACAAAAGCTCAGATGGTCTCAGAGGTTCATGTCCATTGATCAAGGGAATATACATTGGTATGACCCATCATATGATATTGGAGTAATTATTGACAGTTGTGATGAATTTCCTAATGCATATCTCCTTGGTGTACATGGGGGAATTATCTACAACCCCATCCTTGCCATACGCCATTTAGGATATCCTATGGAAGATAAACCCGATAACCTTCTGTTGTCAGGTTTCTTTTACCTCAACAAAGAAGAGAGTTCCGGTTTTAAGGATAGAATCATACATGCTTGGAGCAACATTCACAAGAAAGGAAAAGGCCGATTAGGAAGAGAGAATTATGTTGCTTTTGAGCCCTACACCCAATGGGTTTGTGCTAGAGCCAGTGAACTTGAGATGCCCTGTGCTCCTGAGAATCCCTCATTCCCCTATGCTATAACATAA